A genome region from Salvia splendens isolate huo1 chromosome 19, SspV2, whole genome shotgun sequence includes the following:
- the LOC121779789 gene encoding mitochondrial inner membrane protein OXA1-like, whose translation MAYRRSITARAKLFYQQQHRISPSISNMRRDDDDSHKLQTEPISSYHVVENNIYNRFFVGRDHFSNYRRPTSFLQGKRFAVQTVFGARNYSSASVGEGAADKIEVLNDVVAVLGDKAVEAAPALNEVVIAAADSFAPVAALQYVIDYVHCFTGLNWWASIVVTTLVIRWLQVPFLINTLKSTSKLAILRPELEAVRDEMSNKAMDPNAAAEGQMKMKALFKKHGVTPFTPIKGLLINGPIFCAFFFAIRDLAENVPSFRDGGISWFTDLSTPDSLYIFPVLTALTFWITVEVSIIISFLFILYVKV comes from the exons ATGGCGTACAGGCGGAGCATCACAGCCCGAGCGAAGCTCTTTTATCAACAGCAGCATCGaatttctccttcaatttcAAATATGCGTCGCGACGATGATGATTCTCACAAGTTGCAGACCGAACCGATTTCGAGTTATCATGTAGTCGAGAACAATATCTACAACCGATTTTTCGTAGGCAGAGATCATTTCAGCAATTACCGCCGGCCAACAAGCTTTCTTCAAGGTAAGAGATTTGCCGTGCAGACGGTTTTTGGAGCTCGGAATTATTCGAGTGCGAGTGTTGGAGAAGGAGCGGCTGATAAAATTGAGGTTCTGAATGATGTGGTGGCTGTGCTGGGGGATAAGGCCGTAGAGGCTGCTCCTGCGTTGAACGAGGTGGTTATTGCAGCGGCGGATTCGTTTGCTCCAGTGGCCGCCCTCCAGTATGTGATTGACTATGTCCACTGTTTTACTGGTTTGAATTG GTGGGCATCGATTGTTGTGACAACTCTTGTTATTCGTTGGCTTCAAGTTCCATTTCTCATAAATACTCTGAAGTCCACTTCAAAATTAGCT ATTTTACGACCAGAGTTGGAGGCAGTTAGGGATGAAATGAGTAATAAG GCCATGGACCCTAATGCTGCTGCTGAAGGTCAGATGAAAATGAAAGCTCTATTCAAAaa ACATGGTGTAACTCCATTCACCCCTATAAAGGGACTTTTAATTAATGGACCTATTTTCTGCGCTTTTTTCTTTGCT ATTCGTGACCTGGCCGAGAATGTTCCATCTTTTCGGGATGGTGGAATATCATGGTTTACTGATTTGAGTACTCCGGATAGCTTATATATCTTTCCGGTTTTGACTGCATTGACATTTTGGATTACAGTGGAGGTCAGCATCATtatatcttttctttttattttgtatgtcaAGGTATAG
- the LOC121779117 gene encoding uncharacterized protein LOC121779117, whose amino-acid sequence MEKKMAELMDQKLSERDQVIHEQEIQILELRQAIATINLQNQKNNAAMDNGEGSSEGKSDWGRSTRYEFPKFDGEGFEGWMMRAEYFFQVARVPEAEKVKVAAIHMEGKALQWHRGFLTLHGNEAYVDWRYYISCVAARFGAHAFEDPLADLRNLKQKGTLQSYMDTFDELYPRASIREDQALSFFLSGLIDELQMPVRMFKPKSLAEAYSLAKLQELTVKALGIKPKVMQSNVYSNSSYYSSSKPLAVTTNSKPVVNTNNWSGGNKEPNRLGGVRASTNLSPKEMDEKRARKECFWCTEKFTPNHQCSKRKFYVIQLIELGDTAESEEQADLADETRAGEEPDLQLSLHAVWGKNGPQLMRIRGICQKKALKILIDTGSTHNFLSSRVAKKIKCELTAVSSKAVEVANGQLLQCNQKCSSLEWEMQGATFQAEVYLIHLETYDLILGGAWLSTLGEITWDFNKLTMQFKLSGAVVKLQGELWSPKSDQLHCLHICNLQEKDENERKISQLMPSIEEEISFCYEISTEEIWPELKLILDENEAIFAEPSSLPPPREQDHKIILKEGSNAVNIRPYKYASKQKDIIETMIDEMLKSGVIRHSESSFASPIVLVKKKDSSWRMCVDYRALNAITVKDKYPIPVIEELLDELGGATWFSKIDLRSGYWQVRMRLEDIHKTAFKTHSGHYEFLVMPFGLTNAPATFQNLMNSVFREHLRKFILVFFDDILIYSKSKEDHEFHLKAVMNLMKQHSLLAKKSKCSFGCRRVEYLGHVISADGVATDEAKIAAVKNWPRPKTIKHVRSFLGLTGYYRRFVYNYGVIAKPLIEVTKGAAFSWPEEAQEAFDKLKSAMISAPVLALPDFSKEFVVETDASGVGIGAVLMQEKHPIAFISKALTPKHQALSVYEKELLAILMAVKKWYYYLQCRRFIILTDHQSLKYLVEQKLTTPTQQAWMTKLMQFDYEIRYKKGCDNAVADALSRVPESMIFALTSLIIPLELIEQIKESWKADQQIQLILNAKQTDTTSHPKFSWKNGELRRNGRLVVGNDVFLKAKILTIFHESATAGHSGVLGTYKRISALCYWPKMMKDVKEFVRMCKAPATTVYRVKGTSPLTIGAFIFVLMASHTNEEIYISYLCDQIMAACNRINKKLDVMDEQQRLFTYTVSYATLKYSAPAYVTPGQTTAEHYFHNQPTPSKDYHHQLPPPKTYQPPPSTSPTTYQQPPLTLATTATSLLHQNHQPRPSNAHQSPPPPNTHQPPRQTTAAPMAQCHNYPQPPLPYL is encoded by the exons atggagaagaaaatggCGGAATTGATGGATCAGAAGTTAAGTGAGCGTGATCAAGTCATTCATGAGCAGGAAATCCAAATTTTGGAATTGAGGCAAGCAATCGCTACGATTAATTTGCAGAATCAGAAAAACAACGCAGCAATGGATAATGGTGAAGGAAGTAGCGAAGGAAAATCAGATTGGGGAAGATCTACTCGATATGAGTTTCCTAAATTTGATGGTGAAGGATTTGAAGGTTGGATGATGAGAgctgaatatttttttcaagtAGCAAGGGTACCAGAGGCGGAGAAAGTAAAGGTAGCAGCAATTCATATGGAAGGAAAAGCTCTCCAATGGCATAGAGGATTTTTGACTCTACATGGAAATGAGGCGTATGTTGATTGGAGATATTACATCTCGTGCGTAGCAGCTCGCTTTGGAGCTCATGCTTTTGAGGATCCGCTTGCAGATCTGAGGAATCTCAAACAAAAAGGTACGCTACAATCATACATGGATACTTTTGATGAGTTGTATCCGAGAGCTAGTATAAGAGAGGATCAAGCACTTAGTTTTTTCTTATCTGGACTTATTGATGAACTACAAATGCCAGTGAGAATGTTTAAACCTAAGAGCTTGGCTGAGGCTTACTCATTAGCTAAATTGCAAGAACTAACTGTGAAGGCTTTAGGAATTAAGCCTAAGGTGATGCAGAGTAATGTGTATTCTAATAGCAGTTATTACTCGAGTAGTAAGCCCCTGGCAGTCACCACTAATAGTAAACCTGTGGTGAATACTAACAATTGGAGTGGAGGTAATAAGGAGCCTAATCGTTTGGGTGGTGTTAGAGCTAGCACTAATCTATCACCCAAAGAAATGGATGAAAAAAGAGCTAGGAAGGAGTGTTTCTGGTGCACTGAAAAATTCACTCCTAATCATCAATGTTCTAAGAGGAAATTTTATGTTATACAACTGATTGAGCTGGGAGACACAGCAGAAAGTGAGGAACAAGCAGATTTGGCAGATGAAACAAGGGCTGGTGAAGAACCGGATCTCCAGCTGTCTTTACATGCTGTTTGGGGTAAGAATGGACCTCAACTGATGAGGATTAGGGGAATCTgtcagaaaaaggctttaaagatCTTAATTGATACTGGGAGTACTCATAACTTCTTGAGTTCCAGAGTAGCTAAAAAGATTAAGTGTGAACTCACTGCAGTGAGCTCTAAGGCTGTAGAGGTTGCTAATGGACAACTACTGCAATGCAATCAGAAATGTAGTAGCCTTGAGTGGGAAATGCAGGGAGCAACATTTCAAGCTGAGGTCTATCTTATTCATTTAGAAACTTATGATTTGATATTGGGTGGTGCTTGGTTGTCTACCTTGGGTGAGATTACATGGGATTTCAACAAGCTGACTATGCAATTCAAATTATCTGGTGCGGTTGTGAAGTTGCAAGGAGAGCTATGGTCACCAAAATCTGATCAATTACATTGTTTACATATCTGCAACCTGcaagaaaaagatgaaaatgaaagaaagatCAGCCAGCTGATGCCTTCAATAGAAGAGGAAATTTCCTTCTGTTATGAGATCAGTACAGAGGAAATATGGCCAGAACTTAAACTGATATTGGATGAGAATGAAGCCATATTTGCAGAGCCAAGTTCATTACCACCACCGAGGGAGCAAGATCACAAAATCATTTTGAAAGAGGGGTCTAATGCTGTCAACATAAGGCCCTATAAATATGCTTCCAAACAGAAAGATATCATTGAAACTATGATTGATGAAATGCTGAAATCTGGAGTTATAAGGCATAGTGAGAGTTCCTTTGCTAGCCCTATTGTTTTAGTCAAGAAGAAGGACTCATCATGGCGCATGTGTgtggattatagagctttaaatgcTATCACGGTTAAGGATAAATATCCTATACCGGTTATTGAGGAGCTTTTGGATGAGTTGGGTGGGGCTACTTGGTTTTCTAAAATTGATCTACGGTCTGGCTATTGGCAAGTTCGAATGAGGCTGGAGGACATCCATAAAACAGCCTTCAAAACTCACTCCGGTCACtatgaatttttagtgatgCCATTTGGATTAACAAATGCTCCGGCCACCTTTCAAAACTTGATGAATTCTGTCTTCAGAGAGCATTTGAggaaatttattttggttttctttgatgacatcttgatctATAGCAAAAGTAAGGAAGACCATGAGTTTCACTTGAAGGCTGTGATGAACTTAATGAAGCAGCACAGCCTTCTAGCTAAGAAGTCTAAATGTAGTTTTGGGTGTAGAAGGGTGGAATACTTGGGACATGTCATTTCTGCTGATGGTGTTGCTACTGATGAAGCCAAGATAGCAGCGGTTAAGAATTGGCCAAGACCAAAAACGATTAAACATGTTAGAAGCTTCTTGGGTTTAACTGGATATTATAGGCGATTTGTATACAATTATGGAGTCATTGCTAAACCATTGATAGAGGTGACAAAAGGTGCTGCATTTAGTTGGCCTGAGGAAGCACAAGAAGcttttgataaattaaaaagtgctATGATATCTGCACCAGTTTTAGCTTTACCCGATTTCTCCAAGGAGTTTGTAGTTGAAACAGACGCATCTGGAGTGGGTATTGGTGCTGTACTAATGCAGGAGAAACATCCTATAGCTTTTATCAGCAAAGCCTTAACTCCTAAACATCAAGCCCTGTCTGTGTATGAAAAAGAACTCTTGGCTATCTTGATGGCAGTAAAAAAATGGTATTACTACCTGCAATGTAGGAGGTTTATAATCCTAACTGATCATCAGAGCCTCAAATATTTGGTTGAGCAGAAGTTGACAACTCCAACTCAACAAGCTTGGATGACAAAACTTATGCAATTCGATTATGAGATAAGGTACAAGAAAGGATGTGATAATGCAGTGGCTGATGCCTTATCTAGGGTGCCAGAATCTATGATATTTGCTCTAACTTCTCTTATAATTCCCTTGGAATTAATTGAGCAGATTAAGGAATCTTGGAAAGCagatcaacaaattcaattaattttgaatgCAAAACAGACTGATACTACTTCTCACCCTAAATTTAGCTGGAAAAATGGTGAGTTAAGGAGAAATGGCAGACTTGTAGTTGGAAATGATGTATTCTTGAAGGCCAAAATTCTAACTATATTCCATGAGTCTGCAACAGCTGGCCATTCGGGTGTGTTGGGAACTTACAAGAGGATCTCTGCCTTGTGTTATTGGCCTAAGATGATGAAGGATGTTAAAGAATTTGTGAGGATGT gcaaagctcccgcgactacTGTTTATCGTGTTAAGGGAACTtcacccttaacaattggtgctttcatcttcGTACTCATGGCTAGTCATACCAACGAAGAAATCTATATTTCTTACCTATGTGACCAGATAATGGCTGCCTGCAACAGAATAAACAAGAAGTTGGACGTGATGGACGAACAACAACGCTTGTTCACCTACACGGTTTCATATGCGACGCTGAAATATTCGGCGCCAGCCTACGTCACGCCTGGGCAAACAACGGCTGAGCACTACTTCCACAATCAGCCGACGCCGTCAAAAGACTACCACCATCAGCTTCCTCCTCCGAAAACCTACCAGCCGCCGCCGTCGACGTCTCCAACCACCTACCAGCAACCGCCTCTAACATTAGCCACTACAGCCACCAGCCTACTCCACCAAAACCACCAGCCGCGGCCTTCAAACGCCCACCAGTCGCCACCGCCTCCAAACACCCACCAGCCACCGCGTCAAACTACGGCTGCACCCATGGCACAGTGTCACAACTACCCCCAGCCGCCACTACCCTACCTCTAG